The following are from one region of the Abiotrophia defectiva ATCC 49176 genome:
- a CDS encoding DNA starvation/stationary phase protection protein: MSTVQRLNEITANLGVLYAKLHQHHFYVKGQEFYKLHELFETQYNEVHEQFDEVAERILMIGGKPVSTLGEFLALATIKEAPYTTEKTGRQMVEETVADFELFRTQLEEAIHSDIDEVSQDLLIGMKAVYDKHLWTMKAYLG; encoded by the coding sequence ATGTCAACCGTTCAACGTCTTAACGAAATCACAGCCAACTTAGGTGTTTTATATGCGAAATTGCATCAACACCACTTCTATGTAAAAGGCCAGGAATTCTACAAATTGCACGAACTTTTCGAAACGCAATATAACGAAGTTCACGAACAATTTGACGAAGTTGCAGAACGCATCCTGATGATTGGCGGCAAGCCAGTCTCAACTTTAGGTGAATTCTTAGCCTTGGCAACTATCAAGGAAGCACCATACACGACTGAAAAAACAGGCCGTCAAATGGTCGAAGAAACAGTTGCCGACTTCGAGCTCTTCCGCACTCAATTGGAAGAAGCTATCCACTCTGACATCGACGAAGTCAGCCAAGACCTCTTGATTGGTATGAAAGCTGTCTACGACAAGCACTTGTGGACCATGAAGGCTTACTTGGGCTAA
- a CDS encoding heavy metal-associated domain-containing protein, translating to MEKTYLVEAMKCGGCAKNIENLLSQVAGVQAVSTDLASKSVTVTGQVDQANLQEALAQTKYVLAAK from the coding sequence ATGGAAAAAACTTATCTAGTAGAAGCCATGAAATGTGGTGGCTGTGCCAAGAATATTGAGAACCTACTTAGCCAAGTAGCCGGCGTCCAAGCCGTAAGCACCGACCTGGCCAGCAAAAGTGTGACCGTCACCGGTCAGGTAGACCAAGCCAACTTGCAAGAAGCCTTGGCGCAAACTAAATATGTCCTGGCTGCTAAGTAG
- a CDS encoding heavy metal-associated domain-containing protein — translation MKCAGCAKNIENLLSQLAGVQAVSTDLVSKSVTVTGQVDQASLQEALAQTKYVLATK, via the coding sequence ATGAAATGTGCTGGCTGCGCCAAGAATATTGAGAACCTACTTAGCCAGCTAGCCGGCGTCCAAGCCGTAAGCACTGATCTGGTCAGCAAAAGCGTGACCGTCACCGGTCAGGTAGACCAAGCCAGCTTGCAAGAAGCCTTGGCGCAAACTAAATATGTCCTGGCTACTAAGTAG
- a CDS encoding heavy metal translocating P-type ATPase, with protein sequence MSQEYAIQGLSCASCAHAVEVALQAVAGVQSAHVNLATEKVVVEADAEVCPLVMQAAVQAAGYNLVLPLVTQNFAVSGLSCASCAANLEAAVGRLAGLASAVVNFATQVLTVTYPLGAIDVEQISQAVEAAGYHAQLLTDQASASQAQIQQEADQAAQAKASHQAALWRRFWQSAIFALPLLCLAMAEMVGLTLPTWLSHRGGGQLFVSLQLALTLPILWLGRSFFLNGFKHLVKGHPNMDSLVALGTSAAVAYSLYSSIQVWLGNHHATMSLYYESAGVILTLVTLGKYFEARSKGQTSAAIQALIKLAPQEAQVLREGQEVTLPLDQVQVGDLVRVRPGQKIPVDGRVVEGQSWVDESMLTGESLPVAKKVGDQVVGASLNQQGSLIVETNKVGQDTTLAQIIHLVQAAQGSKAPIAQLADRVSAVFVPVVMTLALVAGLAWYLIGGQSWGFALTISIAVLVIACPCALGLATPTAIMVGTGKGAEQGILIKSGTALEMAHQVNAVVLDKTGTLTQGQPQVTDVLPLTGWTPDQLLALAAAAEVNSEHPLGQAIVAGACERELALPEVTNFQSLTGYGIRVLNGKNFYFLGNRRMMQEIGLDLSLAEELAATLAAAGKTPIYVGNREEIIGLIAVADPLKATSPEAVRRLKAMGLQVIMLTGDNAKTAQALAAEAGIDQVISDVLPADKAQVVADLQAQGLKVAMVGDGINDAPALAQADVGLAIGRGTDVAIESADMVLMGSDLTSVATAIKLSQATIRNIKENLFWAFAYNVLGIPVAMGVLHLFGGPLLNPMLAGAAMSFSSVSVIVNALRLRRFKA encoded by the coding sequence ATGTCACAAGAATATGCGATTCAAGGCTTGTCTTGCGCTTCTTGTGCCCATGCAGTGGAAGTGGCCCTGCAGGCTGTGGCAGGCGTCCAGTCTGCCCATGTTAACTTAGCAACTGAAAAAGTAGTCGTAGAGGCGGACGCCGAGGTCTGCCCTCTAGTCATGCAAGCAGCGGTTCAGGCGGCGGGTTATAATTTAGTCCTGCCCCTGGTGACACAGAACTTTGCCGTGTCGGGTCTGTCCTGCGCTTCCTGTGCTGCCAATTTGGAGGCGGCTGTGGGACGCTTAGCAGGTCTGGCCTCAGCCGTAGTGAATTTTGCCACCCAAGTCTTGACGGTGACCTATCCACTTGGCGCCATCGATGTAGAGCAAATTAGTCAGGCCGTGGAAGCAGCTGGCTATCATGCCCAGTTATTGACGGATCAAGCAAGTGCCAGCCAAGCGCAAATCCAGCAAGAGGCGGATCAGGCGGCCCAAGCCAAGGCCAGCCACCAAGCAGCCCTCTGGCGTCGTTTCTGGCAGTCGGCCATTTTCGCCTTGCCACTGCTCTGTCTAGCCATGGCCGAAATGGTAGGCCTGACCCTACCAACTTGGCTCAGCCATCGCGGAGGTGGTCAGCTCTTTGTTAGTCTGCAGCTGGCCTTGACCCTGCCTATTCTCTGGCTGGGGCGGTCCTTCTTCCTAAATGGCTTCAAGCATTTGGTCAAGGGCCATCCTAATATGGATTCTCTGGTGGCCCTGGGAACGAGTGCGGCGGTAGCCTATAGCCTCTATAGTAGTATTCAGGTCTGGTTGGGCAACCACCATGCGACCATGTCTCTCTATTATGAGTCAGCCGGCGTCATCCTGACCCTGGTAACACTGGGTAAATATTTCGAAGCCCGGTCCAAGGGCCAGACCTCAGCTGCCATTCAGGCCCTGATTAAGCTGGCCCCTCAAGAGGCTCAGGTCTTACGAGAGGGCCAGGAAGTGACCCTGCCACTGGACCAAGTCCAAGTGGGCGACCTAGTTCGGGTCCGTCCAGGTCAAAAGATTCCAGTCGACGGCCGGGTAGTGGAGGGCCAATCCTGGGTGGACGAGTCCATGTTGACCGGCGAGAGCCTGCCGGTTGCCAAAAAGGTAGGTGACCAAGTGGTGGGCGCCAGCCTCAACCAGCAAGGGTCTTTAATTGTTGAAACCAATAAAGTGGGCCAAGACACCACCTTGGCGCAGATTATTCATTTAGTCCAAGCAGCTCAAGGCTCTAAAGCGCCTATTGCCCAATTGGCTGACCGGGTTTCGGCTGTCTTCGTGCCGGTCGTGATGACCTTGGCTCTAGTGGCTGGTCTGGCCTGGTACCTGATTGGCGGCCAGTCCTGGGGCTTTGCCTTGACCATTAGCATTGCAGTCCTGGTCATTGCCTGCCCATGTGCGCTGGGTCTGGCCACGCCAACCGCTATTATGGTGGGAACTGGTAAGGGGGCCGAGCAGGGCATCCTGATTAAGTCCGGGACCGCCCTGGAAATGGCCCATCAAGTGAATGCCGTGGTCCTAGATAAGACGGGGACCCTGACCCAGGGCCAACCCCAAGTGACCGATGTCCTGCCTCTAACAGGCTGGACGCCAGATCAGTTACTGGCCTTGGCAGCTGCGGCTGAAGTTAACTCTGAGCACCCACTGGGTCAGGCCATTGTGGCCGGTGCCTGTGAGCGGGAGCTGGCTTTGCCTGAAGTGACCAACTTCCAGTCCTTAACTGGATATGGAATTCGGGTCCTAAATGGCAAGAACTTCTATTTCTTAGGCAATCGACGCATGATGCAAGAAATTGGCCTGGACTTGAGCCTGGCAGAAGAGCTAGCCGCGACTTTGGCGGCTGCGGGTAAGACGCCAATTTATGTAGGTAATAGAGAAGAAATTATAGGCCTGATTGCGGTGGCCGACCCGCTCAAGGCGACCAGTCCAGAAGCTGTCCGCCGCCTCAAGGCCATGGGCTTGCAGGTTATTATGTTGACGGGCGACAATGCCAAGACGGCGCAGGCTTTGGCTGCAGAAGCTGGCATTGACCAAGTCATTAGTGACGTTCTGCCTGCTGACAAGGCCCAGGTAGTGGCCGATTTGCAGGCGCAAGGACTCAAGGTGGCCATGGTAGGAGACGGCATCAATGATGCGCCTGCTCTGGCTCAGGCAGATGTGGGCTTGGCCATTGGCCGGGGGACGGACGTCGCCATTGAGTCGGCTGATATGGTCCTCATGGGATCTGATTTGACCAGTGTGGCGACCGCCATCAAGCTCAGTCAGGCCACCATCCGCAATATTAAGGAGAACCTATTCTGGGCCTTTGCCTACAATGTACTAGGTATCCCGGTAGCCATGGGGGTCTTGCACCTCTTTGGCGGGCCGCTCCTCAACCCTATGTTGGCGGGCGCGGCCATGAGCTTCAGCTCCGTCTCCGTCATTGTCAATGCCTTGCGACTGCGTCGTTTTAAGGCATAG
- a CDS encoding heavy metal translocating P-type ATPase, with amino-acid sequence MTMSQEYAIQGLSCASCAHAVEVALQAVTGVKSAQVNLATEKVSLETEGSVSPLDLQAAVQAAGYDLVLPQVTQNFALTGMSCASCAANIESAVSSLPEVSAASVNLATEVLSVTYQPGAINEEIICQTVAEAGYQAQLLADQAGASQAQIQQEADQAAQAKASHQAALWRRFWQSAIFALPLLCLAMAEMVGLTLPTWLSHRGGGQLFVSLQLALTLPILWLGRSFFLNGFKHLVKGHPNMDSLVALGTSAAVAYSLYSSIQVWLGDHHAAMSLYYESAGVILTLVTLGKYFEARSKGQTSAAIQALIKLAPQEAQVLREGQEVTLPLDQVQVGDLVRVRPGQKIPVDGRVVEGQSWVDESMLTGESLPVAKKVGDQVVGASLNQQGSLIVETNKVGQDTTLAQIIHLVQAAQGSKAPIAQLADRVSAVFVPVVMTLALVAGLAWYLIGGQSWAFALTISIAVLVIACPCALGLATPTAIMVGTGKGAEQGILIKSGTALEMAHQVDAVVLDKTGTLTQGQPQVTDVLPLTGWTPDQLLALAAAAEVNSEHPLGQAIVAGARERELALPEVTDFQSLTGSGIQVRLDQATYYLGNRRLMQEQGLDLGQAEDQAAALAAGGKTPIYVANEHELLGLIAVADPLKETSPEAVRRLKAMGLQVIMLTGDNAKTAQALAAEAGIDQVISDVLPADKAQVVADLQAQGLKVAMVGDGINDAPALAQADVGLAIGRGTDVAIESADMVLMGSDLISVATAIKLSQATIRNIKENLFWAFAYNVLGIPVAMGVLHLFGGPLLNPMLAGAAMSFSSVSVIVNALRLRRFKA; translated from the coding sequence ATGACCATGTCACAAGAATATGCGATTCAAGGCCTATCTTGCGCTTCTTGTGCCCATGCAGTGGAAGTGGCCCTGCAGGCCGTAACGGGCGTCAAGTCAGCACAAGTGAATTTAGCAACTGAAAAAGTCAGCCTGGAGACAGAAGGGAGTGTCAGCCCCCTAGACTTGCAGGCAGCGGTCCAGGCGGCCGGTTATGATTTGGTCCTGCCCCAAGTGACGCAAAACTTCGCCCTAACAGGCATGTCCTGTGCTTCTTGCGCGGCCAATATTGAGTCTGCAGTCAGCAGCCTGCCAGAAGTCAGCGCGGCTAGCGTCAATCTGGCCACTGAAGTCCTGTCGGTGACCTACCAGCCAGGCGCTATTAATGAAGAAATAATTTGCCAAACCGTGGCAGAGGCCGGCTATCAAGCCCAACTCCTAGCAGATCAAGCTGGAGCTAGCCAAGCGCAAATCCAGCAAGAGGCGGATCAGGCGGCCCAAGCCAAGGCCAGCCACCAAGCAGCCCTCTGGCGTCGTTTCTGGCAGTCGGCCATTTTCGCCTTGCCACTGCTCTGTCTAGCCATGGCCGAAATGGTAGGCCTGACCCTACCAACTTGGCTCAGCCATCGCGGAGGTGGTCAGCTCTTTGTTAGTCTGCAGCTGGCCTTGACCCTGCCTATTCTCTGGCTGGGGCGGTCCTTCTTCCTAAATGGCTTCAAGCATTTGGTCAAGGGCCATCCTAATATGGATTCCCTGGTGGCCCTGGGAACGAGTGCGGCGGTAGCCTATAGCCTTTATAGTAGTATTCAGGTCTGGTTGGGCGACCACCATGCGGCCATGTCTCTCTATTATGAGTCAGCCGGCGTCATCCTGACCCTGGTGACACTAGGTAAATATTTCGAAGCCCGGTCCAAAGGCCAGACCTCAGCCGCCATTCAGGCCCTGATTAAGCTGGCCCCTCAAGAGGCTCAAGTCTTACGAGAAGGCCAGGAAGTAACCTTGCCACTGGACCAAGTCCAAGTGGGCGACCTAGTTCGGGTCCGCCCTGGACAAAAGATTCCGGTCGACGGCCGGGTAGTGGAAGGCCAATCCTGGGTGGACGAGTCCATGTTGACCGGTGAGAGCCTGCCGGTCGCTAAAAAGGTAGGTGACCAAGTGGTGGGCGCCAGCCTCAACCAGCAAGGGTCTTTAATTGTTGAAACCAATAAAGTGGGCCAAGACACCACCTTGGCGCAGATTATTCATTTAGTTCAAGCAGCTCAAGGCTCTAAGGCGCCTATTGCCCAATTGGCTGACCGGGTTTCGGCTGTCTTCGTGCCGGTCGTTATGACCTTGGCCCTAGTGGCTGGTCTGGCCTGGTACCTGATTGGCGGCCAGTCCTGGGCCTTTGCCTTGACCATTAGCATTGCAGTCCTCGTGATTGCCTGTCCTTGTGCATTGGGCTTGGCCACGCCAACTGCCATTATGGTGGGGACCGGTAAAGGGGCTGAGCAGGGCATTCTGATTAAGTCCGGGACCGCCCTAGAAATGGCCCACCAAGTGGACGCCGTAGTCTTGGATAAGACGGGGACCCTGACCCAGGGCCAACCCCAAGTGACCGATGTCCTGCCTCTGACAGGCTGGACGCCAGATCAGTTACTGGCCTTGGCAGCTGCGGCTGAAGTTAACTCTGAGCACCCACTGGGTCAAGCCATTGTGGCCGGGGCCCGTGAGCGGGAGCTGGCTTTGCCTGAAGTGACTGACTTCCAATCACTGACCGGGTCGGGGATTCAAGTCCGGCTAGATCAGGCGACTTATTACCTGGGCAACCGACGGCTCATGCAAGAGCAGGGGCTGGATTTGGGTCAGGCAGAAGATCAGGCGGCGGCTTTGGCAGCTGGGGGCAAGACGCCAATTTATGTGGCCAATGAGCATGAGCTCCTAGGCCTGATTGCGGTAGCCGACCCGCTTAAGGAGACTAGTCCGGAGGCTGTCCGCCGCCTCAAGGCCATGGGCTTGCAGGTTATTATGTTGACGGGCGACAATGCCAAGACGGCGCAGGCTTTGGCTGCAGAAGCTGGCATTGACCAGGTGATTAGCGACGTTCTGCCTGCAGACAAGGCCCAGGTAGTGGCTGATTTGCAGGCGCAAGGACTCAAGGTAGCCATGGTAGGGGACGGTATCAATGATGCGCCTGCCCTGGCCCAGGCAGATGTGGGCTTGGCCATTGGCCGGGGGACGGACGTGGCCATTGAGTCGGCTGATATGGTCCTCATGGGCTCTGACCTGATTAGCGTGGCGACCGCCATCAAGCTCAGCCAGGCCACCATCCGTAATATTAAGGAGAACCTATTCTGGGCTTTTGCCTACAATGTGCTGGGCATCCCAGTAGCCATGGGGGTCTTGCACCTCTTTGGCGGGCCGCTCCTCAACCCCATGTTGGCGGGCGCGGCCATGAGCTTCAGCTCCGTCTCAGTCATTGTCAATGCCTTGCGCCTACGTCGTTTCAAGGCTTAA
- a CDS encoding glycerophosphodiester phosphodiesterase, producing the protein MSPTLTHQKAQPIRQTLTLIRRHAFVLLSMGTALQFLVSGLGAGLLVYLFRLALIAADQTNLDKNNISHLLANPLSIGILLVLGAVFALLFYLELSAIAYVIDACRQGKRLSYRGLLTHSLGRLKSLTGLDFVSFFGYLLITLPVSGLVLESSLTEGIYVPEFITGELMKTPMGTVMVGLVFLVLSYLNLRLIYTVPLMVIGDQAFSQSLKMSWQATRQGKRKLVGALLGFEVILAILGFLFIILGASLAFLINTKGDNLWFQAGVLTLYRGVNFAFGLFTKVGVMSILLIFLGRPLESQPYLLAQAKGKRGWRFYLLLALLGAMAYGSAAFEVFSGGLNSKQQVVAHRGYVAEGVENTIPALEAAAAQGVDQVEMDILLTKDLQFVVMHDYNLKRLAGIDRRVQDMTLAEVEGLTVRQDGLEATIPSFDAYVKRAKELGIKLLVELKPHGGEPDNYAQIFIDKMRQLGVETHYKTMSLDLKVMEEIERLAPEIETGYVIPIQLGGFGDNQVDFFVIEDFSYQDYLADQAHDQGKAVYVWTINDNEKIRKYLQKPVDAIITDQPDQVASIRQKLQSHEGNYLDYLLQLASGN; encoded by the coding sequence ATGTCACCTACCCTTACACACCAAAAAGCCCAACCCATCCGCCAGACCCTAACTTTGATTAGGCGCCATGCCTTTGTCCTACTGTCCATGGGGACGGCCCTGCAATTCCTAGTCAGTGGGCTGGGGGCCGGGCTGCTGGTCTATCTCTTCCGGCTGGCTCTGATAGCAGCCGACCAGACCAACCTGGACAAAAACAATATTAGTCATCTGCTGGCTAACCCGCTCTCTATTGGGATTCTGCTGGTCCTGGGGGCGGTCTTTGCCTTGCTCTTCTACCTGGAACTGTCGGCCATAGCATATGTGATTGATGCCTGTCGCCAGGGCAAACGCCTGTCCTATCGAGGTTTGCTGACCCATTCCCTGGGCCGGCTCAAATCCTTGACCGGGTTGGACTTTGTTAGTTTTTTTGGCTATTTGCTCATTACCTTGCCAGTCAGTGGCTTGGTCCTCGAGTCCAGTCTGACGGAGGGCATTTATGTGCCGGAATTCATTACGGGTGAATTGATGAAGACCCCCATGGGGACGGTTATGGTGGGGCTGGTTTTTCTAGTCCTATCCTATCTCAACCTGCGTCTGATTTACACGGTTCCCCTCATGGTCATTGGCGACCAGGCCTTCTCCCAATCGCTTAAAATGAGTTGGCAGGCCACGCGCCAGGGCAAGCGCAAGCTAGTGGGCGCCTTGCTGGGCTTTGAAGTAATCCTGGCTATCTTGGGCTTTCTATTTATTATTCTAGGTGCCAGCCTAGCCTTCCTAATCAATACAAAGGGCGATAATCTTTGGTTCCAGGCCGGCGTCCTGACCCTCTATCGGGGCGTCAACTTTGCCTTTGGCCTCTTCACCAAGGTGGGCGTCATGTCCATTCTCTTGATTTTCTTGGGGCGGCCTTTGGAAAGTCAGCCTTACTTGCTAGCCCAGGCCAAGGGCAAACGCGGTTGGCGCTTCTATCTGCTGCTAGCCTTGCTGGGAGCCATGGCCTATGGGTCGGCTGCCTTTGAAGTCTTTTCTGGCGGTCTTAACAGCAAGCAGCAAGTCGTGGCCCATCGGGGCTATGTGGCCGAGGGAGTGGAGAATACCATTCCCGCCCTGGAAGCGGCGGCTGCCCAAGGGGTAGACCAGGTAGAGATGGACATTCTGCTGACCAAGGATTTGCAGTTTGTGGTCATGCACGACTACAACCTCAAGCGCCTGGCTGGCATTGACCGCCGGGTTCAGGACATGACCCTGGCGGAAGTGGAGGGCTTGACCGTGCGCCAGGACGGCCTGGAGGCCACCATTCCTTCCTTTGACGCCTATGTCAAACGAGCCAAAGAACTGGGCATCAAGCTCCTGGTCGAGCTCAAGCCTCACGGGGGCGAGCCTGACAATTACGCTCAAATCTTTATCGACAAGATGCGCCAGCTGGGTGTGGAGACCCACTATAAGACCATGTCCTTGGACCTCAAGGTCATGGAAGAAATTGAGCGGCTGGCGCCAGAAATCGAGACGGGCTATGTCATTCCCATCCAGCTAGGGGGCTTTGGCGACAATCAGGTAGACTTCTTCGTCATCGAAGACTTCTCCTATCAGGACTACTTGGCTGACCAGGCCCACGACCAGGGCAAGGCCGTCTATGTCTGGACCATTAATGACAACGAGAAAATCCGTAAATACCTGCAAAAACCGGTCGATGCCATCATTACGGACCAGCCGGATCAAGTGGCTAGCATCAGACAAAAGCTCCAGTCCCATGAGGGCAACTACTTGGACTATCTGCTCCAGTTAGCTTCGGGTAACTAG
- a CDS encoding DivIVA domain-containing protein, translating into MSQVTHIGLSFFGYNRSQVERVIESKDQRISELEKQVADIQAQVTKLQADMVKYQDMEQALKDGIVDARRTGNQIVQESTEEAQRLVDQTNQQVVQYKGEFAAYSHDLVEGGAQLKDQLNEMKAQMMTILSQYEAILKDTDFDALYPEKEVNRFNIQLQEYVADDGFSLKGREDLSHLLQDGSLTEEEKQELKKLIQEVMTVEPNQEAPQSNASSTSAKDKQDQEDDASSQFQAVKKVVGSDQVYEEAPVGEESSSSVSDADRKLVPFKPKHNKKKRS; encoded by the coding sequence ATGAGTCAAGTAACCCATATTGGATTAAGCTTCTTCGGCTACAATCGTAGTCAGGTAGAACGCGTCATTGAATCCAAGGATCAGCGAATCAGTGAGCTCGAAAAGCAAGTCGCTGACATCCAAGCACAAGTGACCAAGCTGCAAGCAGACATGGTCAAATACCAGGACATGGAACAAGCCCTTAAGGACGGGATTGTGGATGCCCGCCGCACAGGTAACCAGATTGTCCAAGAATCGACGGAAGAGGCCCAACGCCTAGTCGATCAGACCAACCAACAAGTGGTCCAATACAAGGGAGAGTTCGCAGCCTACAGCCATGACTTGGTGGAAGGCGGGGCCCAACTTAAGGACCAGCTCAATGAGATGAAGGCCCAAATGATGACTATTTTGTCACAGTATGAAGCCATCCTCAAAGACACTGACTTTGATGCCCTCTATCCAGAGAAGGAAGTCAATCGCTTCAACATCCAGCTTCAGGAATATGTGGCCGACGACGGCTTTAGCCTTAAGGGTCGGGAAGATTTAAGCCACCTCTTACAGGACGGCAGCCTGACTGAAGAAGAGAAGCAAGAATTGAAGAAATTAATCCAGGAAGTGATGACGGTCGAGCCTAATCAAGAGGCGCCCCAATCGAACGCGTCATCAACATCTGCCAAAGATAAGCAAGACCAGGAGGACGACGCCTCCTCTCAGTTCCAAGCAGTCAAGAAAGTTGTCGGGTCTGATCAAGTCTATGAAGAAGCGCCCGTAGGGGAAGAGTCCTCCAGCTCAGTCAGCGATGCTGACCGCAAGCTCGTCCCTTTTAAACCCAAACACAACAAGAAGAAACGATCATAA
- a CDS encoding asparaginase: MKRIAILNTGGTISMSEDQTTGKVSPSSTNPLSQEGNLFRSLADLSIIDFFHLPSPHVTPQHMLELKNWIEAHQADFDGVVITHGTDTLEETAYFLELTLNLDIPVIITGAMRSSNEMGSDGLANLRSAIVTAVADQSRGKGVMVVMNEEIHTATYVTKTHTTNVATFQTPTFGPNGIVSKNQVLYFQKLIHTEHYELQALTKQVALLKAYSGMTADLFDHIVDSGAYDGLVIEGLGAGNLPPASLAGLKKVLAAGLPVVMVSRAFNGITEDVYDYEGGGKQLRQAGVIFTQGLSGVKARIKLLVLLNSQTPVNIAQAFHLGAK; the protein is encoded by the coding sequence ATGAAACGGATTGCCATATTAAACACAGGGGGAACCATCTCCATGAGCGAGGACCAGACCACTGGTAAGGTCTCGCCATCTTCCACCAATCCACTCAGCCAGGAAGGCAATCTCTTCCGTTCCTTGGCTGACTTAAGCATCATTGACTTCTTCCACCTGCCGTCACCCCATGTGACGCCCCAGCATATGTTGGAGCTTAAGAACTGGATTGAGGCCCACCAGGCCGATTTCGATGGGGTGGTCATCACCCACGGGACTGACACCCTGGAAGAGACGGCCTATTTCCTGGAGTTGACCCTGAATCTGGACATTCCGGTCATCATTACCGGGGCCATGCGTTCCAGCAATGAGATGGGTTCAGATGGCCTAGCCAATTTGCGGTCGGCCATCGTCACTGCCGTTGCTGACCAGTCACGAGGCAAAGGGGTCATGGTGGTCATGAACGAGGAAATTCACACGGCCACCTATGTGACCAAGACCCACACCACCAATGTGGCTACCTTCCAGACGCCAACCTTTGGCCCAAATGGGATTGTGTCTAAGAACCAGGTCCTCTACTTCCAGAAGTTGATCCATACCGAGCACTATGAGCTCCAAGCCCTGACCAAGCAAGTAGCCTTGCTCAAGGCTTACTCGGGCATGACGGCGGATTTGTTTGATCACATTGTGGACTCAGGCGCCTATGATGGTCTGGTCATTGAAGGGCTAGGGGCAGGCAACCTGCCACCTGCTAGCTTAGCTGGCCTTAAGAAGGTGCTGGCGGCTGGCCTGCCAGTGGTCATGGTGTCGCGGGCCTTCAACGGCATTACGGAAGATGTTTATGACTATGAAGGGGGCGGCAAGCAGCTGCGCCAAGCCGGGGTCATCTTCACCCAGGGCTTGAGCGGGGTCAAGGCTCGCATCAAGTTGCTGGTCTTGCTTAACAGCCAGACGCCGGTTAATATCGCCCAGGCCTTTCATTTAGGGGCAAAATAA